The following are from one region of the Hymenobacter sp. YIM 151858-1 genome:
- a CDS encoding TonB-dependent receptor has product MKHSYLGLLAPLIVAAAAPAQAQTYPVSGRVLDAKDQAPLIGANVLLTRLQADSVRVGAAVNPDGSFTIPGAEAGNYRLTVSFLGYQTLKRAVTVGGAPLNLGTLALQGSGVTLRGVEVTGRAPAAVQKGDTAQFDSRAFKTNPDANAQDLITKMPGVTVGTDGRVQAQGEQVQRILVDGKEFFGNDPDAVLRNIPAEVIDKIQVYDRASDQSQFTGFDDGNQQKTINIVTRPQFRNGQFGRVLAGAGQGTDGETRYRASGNINSFKGKQRLSVIAQSNNVNEQNFGTEDLLGVVGNSRQGSGGGGDGPRGGGGRPGGGGPGGNFGGGQGGPGGGNNASNFLVNQSGGISRTHALGLNYSDSWGQKTDVQGSYFFNLSDNTLSSTTARAFNVDLLRYHEDSRTTSRNINNRASLRIEHKFDSLNSLLWQPRLSVQRNTSNNALDGRIFRDAFADVPDSTQSTNRSDYRSANTGITLGNQLLYRHRFLKRGRTFSLGLNTTYNDRNGSNYLFSENLDFTSTPESRRLTDQYARLDQVGWNWNATVLYTEPISPKSQLQLNYTLGYTPNDSDRKTYNFEPSTGRYTALSTPLSNVFRSSYTTNAAGLSYRYNDRQLQWMVGAAVQQAVLRNTQEFPQAALTRRTFLNVLPNAMLRYNFSRQQNLRFNYRMRTQEPSIGQLQEVVNNANPLQITTGNPLLQQEFTHNLFVRYSAAKPEKSTSFFALIGGSYTDNFITNSTRIVERPTAIGGVVVPAGGQITRPVNLNRQYTLRSFANYTVPLKLIKSNLNLNAGASYSQTPGLVNEQLNYNRTPAFTLGAVLSSNISPELDFTLSSNSSQTYVRNSLQTQSNSRFFRQNTTLRFSWIITKGITLQSDVNHVAFSGLTAGFNQNFVLWNASLGKKILPKQQGELRLYAFDLLGQNNSIQRNIAPAYTEDVRTNILQRYLMLMFTYNIRNFGGAGGPAPDQPGTPGSFGPGGRPGGFPGGGSQGGPPSGGPM; this is encoded by the coding sequence ATGAAACACTCCTACCTAGGGCTACTCGCACCACTTATTGTAGCGGCGGCCGCGCCGGCGCAGGCGCAAACCTACCCGGTGAGCGGCCGTGTGCTCGATGCCAAAGACCAGGCCCCGCTAATTGGCGCCAACGTGTTGCTTACCCGCCTGCAGGCCGACTCGGTGCGGGTGGGCGCGGCCGTAAACCCCGATGGCAGCTTTACTATTCCGGGCGCCGAAGCGGGCAATTACCGCCTCACGGTTTCGTTCCTGGGGTACCAAACGCTTAAGCGGGCGGTTACCGTCGGCGGCGCTCCGCTGAACCTAGGCACGCTCGCGCTGCAGGGCTCGGGCGTTACGCTGCGCGGCGTGGAGGTAACGGGCCGCGCCCCGGCGGCCGTGCAAAAGGGCGATACGGCGCAGTTCGACAGCCGCGCCTTCAAGACCAACCCCGATGCCAATGCGCAGGACCTGATTACCAAAATGCCCGGCGTAACCGTGGGCACCGATGGCCGCGTGCAGGCCCAGGGCGAGCAGGTGCAGCGCATTTTGGTGGACGGAAAGGAGTTTTTCGGCAACGACCCCGATGCCGTGCTGCGCAACATCCCGGCTGAGGTTATCGACAAGATTCAGGTGTACGACCGCGCCTCCGACCAGTCGCAGTTTACCGGGTTCGACGACGGCAACCAGCAGAAAACCATCAACATCGTTACGCGGCCGCAATTCCGGAACGGGCAGTTTGGCCGGGTGCTGGCCGGCGCCGGCCAGGGCACCGACGGCGAAACGCGCTACCGGGCCAGCGGCAACATCAACTCGTTTAAGGGCAAGCAGCGCCTGTCGGTAATTGCCCAGAGCAACAACGTAAACGAGCAAAACTTCGGCACCGAGGATTTGCTTGGGGTGGTGGGCAACTCGCGCCAGGGTAGCGGCGGAGGAGGCGATGGGCCGCGCGGCGGCGGGGGCCGGCCCGGCGGTGGCGGCCCGGGCGGCAACTTCGGCGGCGGCCAGGGCGGGCCCGGCGGCGGCAACAACGCCAGCAACTTTCTGGTGAACCAGAGCGGCGGCATTTCGCGCACGCACGCCCTAGGTCTGAACTACTCCGACAGCTGGGGCCAGAAGACGGACGTGCAGGGCAGCTACTTTTTCAACCTGAGCGACAATACTCTGAGTAGTACCACGGCCCGCGCCTTCAACGTGGATTTGTTGCGCTACCACGAAGACTCCCGCACCACCAGCCGCAACATCAACAACCGCGCTTCGCTGCGCATCGAGCATAAGTTCGACTCGCTGAACTCGCTGCTGTGGCAGCCGCGCCTCTCGGTACAGCGCAACACCAGCAACAACGCCCTCGACGGGCGCATTTTCCGGGATGCTTTTGCCGACGTGCCCGATAGCACCCAGAGCACCAACCGCAGCGACTACCGCTCGGCCAACACAGGCATTACGCTGGGCAACCAACTGCTGTACCGCCACCGCTTTCTGAAGCGCGGGCGCACGTTTTCCCTAGGTCTGAACACCACCTACAACGACCGCAACGGCAGCAACTACCTGTTTTCGGAGAACCTCGACTTCACGAGCACGCCCGAGTCGCGGCGCCTTACCGACCAGTACGCCCGCCTCGACCAGGTGGGCTGGAACTGGAACGCCACGGTGCTGTACACCGAGCCCATCAGCCCCAAGAGCCAGTTGCAGCTCAACTACACCCTGGGCTACACGCCCAACGACTCGGACCGCAAAACCTACAACTTTGAGCCGAGCACCGGCCGCTACACCGCCCTCAGCACGCCGCTGAGCAACGTGTTCCGGAGCAGCTACACCACCAACGCCGCCGGCCTGAGCTACCGCTACAACGACCGTCAGCTGCAGTGGATGGTGGGCGCCGCGGTGCAGCAAGCCGTGCTGCGCAACACGCAGGAGTTTCCGCAGGCTGCCCTTACGCGCCGCACTTTCCTGAACGTGCTGCCCAACGCCATGCTGCGCTACAACTTTTCGCGGCAGCAAAACCTACGCTTCAACTACCGCATGCGCACCCAGGAGCCCAGCATCGGGCAGCTGCAGGAGGTGGTGAACAACGCCAACCCGCTGCAGATTACCACCGGCAACCCTTTGCTGCAGCAGGAGTTTACGCACAACCTGTTTGTGCGCTACTCGGCCGCCAAGCCCGAAAAGTCGACCTCGTTTTTTGCGCTCATCGGCGGCTCGTACACCGATAACTTCATCACCAACAGCACGCGCATCGTGGAGCGGCCCACGGCCATCGGCGGCGTGGTGGTGCCGGCCGGCGGCCAGATTACGCGCCCCGTAAACCTGAACCGGCAGTACACGCTGCGCTCGTTTGCCAACTACACCGTGCCGCTCAAGCTCATCAAATCGAACCTGAATTTGAACGCGGGCGCCAGCTACAGCCAAACCCCTGGCCTCGTGAACGAGCAGCTCAACTACAACCGCACGCCGGCTTTCACCTTGGGCGCGGTGCTCAGCAGCAACATCAGCCCCGAGCTCGACTTCACGCTATCGTCGAATTCCTCGCAGACGTACGTGCGCAACTCGCTGCAAACCCAGAGCAACAGCCGGTTTTTCCGCCAGAACACCACGCTGCGCTTTAGCTGGATCATCACGAAGGGCATCACGCTGCAGTCCGACGTAAACCACGTGGCGTTTTCGGGGCTTACGGCGGGCTTCAACCAGAACTTTGTGCTCTGGAACGCCAGCCTAGGTAAAAAAATACTGCCGAAGCAGCAGGGCGAGCTTCGCCTGTACGCCTTCGATTTGCTGGGCCAGAACAACAGCATTCAGCGCAACATTGCGCCGGCCTACACCGAGGACGTGCGCACCAACATTCTGCAGCGCTACCTGATGCTGATGTTCACCTACAACATCCGCAACTTCGGCGGCGCGGGCGGGCCGGCTCCTGATCAGCCCGGCACCCCCGGTAGCTTTGGGCCCGGCGGCCGGCCGGGCGGCTTTCCGGGTGGTGGTTCTCAGGGCGGCCCTCCGTCCGGTGGCCCCATGTAG
- a CDS encoding O-methyltransferase yields MYPADELQQYADDHTSPEPALLGRLVRETHLQTLMPRMLSGHYQGRLLSMLSHMVQPRRVLELGTFTGYSALCLGEGLAPDGKLHTVEQNPELRSRVARYVEQAGLGGRVHLHIGDAEQVIPSLAETWDMVFIDADKIRNRVYYELVLPQVRAGGFILIDNVLWSGKALPSYQLKAADKDAHAVREFNDFVQQDARVENVFLPLRDGLFLVRKR; encoded by the coding sequence ATGTACCCCGCCGACGAACTTCAGCAATACGCCGACGACCACACCTCGCCCGAACCAGCCCTGCTCGGCCGCCTGGTGCGCGAAACGCACCTGCAAACCCTGATGCCGCGCATGCTCTCGGGCCACTACCAGGGCCGGCTGCTAAGCATGCTTAGCCACATGGTGCAACCCAGGCGCGTGCTGGAGCTGGGTACGTTTACGGGCTACTCGGCCCTGTGCCTGGGCGAGGGCTTGGCGCCCGATGGCAAGCTGCACACCGTGGAGCAGAACCCCGAGCTGCGCAGCCGCGTGGCGCGCTACGTGGAGCAGGCCGGCCTGGGTGGCCGCGTGCACCTGCACATCGGCGATGCGGAGCAGGTGATTCCGAGCTTGGCCGAAACCTGGGATATGGTGTTCATCGATGCCGATAAGATTCGCAACCGCGTGTACTACGAGCTGGTGCTGCCGCAAGTGCGGGCGGGCGGGTTCATCCTGATTGATAACGTACTGTGGAGCGGTAAGGCCCTGCCCTCCTATCAGCTGAAGGCAGCCGACAAAGACGCCCACGCCGTGCGCGAGTTCAACGACTTTGTGCAGCAGGATGCGCGCGTGGAAAACGTGTTTTTACCCCTGCGCGACGGATTATTTTTGGTGCGCAAACGGTAG
- a CDS encoding YDG/SRA domain-containing protein, with protein MPQFGHIGTYLPGDTFRSRLELRLSGMHRPVRAGIAGSQHTGAESIVMSQVYEDDVFTDDEIIYTGQGGRDPKSGHQVSDQVLNDRNLALVKSAETGLPVRVFRKVLDELSSELVFRYEGLYRVAGHAFETGKSGKGVWRFRLVPFQA; from the coding sequence ATGCCCCAGTTCGGCCACATCGGTACTTACCTCCCCGGCGACACGTTCCGTTCGCGGCTGGAGCTGCGCCTATCGGGCATGCACCGGCCGGTGCGGGCGGGCATTGCGGGCTCGCAGCACACCGGCGCCGAAAGCATTGTGATGTCGCAGGTGTACGAGGATGACGTGTTCACCGACGACGAAATCATTTACACCGGCCAGGGCGGCCGCGACCCGAAATCGGGGCACCAAGTGTCGGATCAGGTGCTGAACGACCGCAACCTGGCCTTGGTGAAGAGTGCCGAAACCGGCCTGCCCGTGCGCGTTTTCCGCAAGGTGCTCGATGAGCTCAGCAGTGAGCTGGTGTTTCGCTACGAGGGCCTGTATCGCGTCGCCGGCCATGCTTTCGAAACTGGGAAGTCTGGGAAAGGCGTGTGGCGGTTTCGGCTGGTGCCGTTTCAAGCTTGA
- a CDS encoding M16 family metallopeptidase, which produces MLEYDFYELPNGIRVLHKQVPHTKVAHCGFLLDIGSRDERPEQYGLAHFWEHMAFKGTEKRRSIHILNRLEAVGGELNAYTTKEKICFYASLLSTHFERAFELLTDLTFNSVFPVKEIEKERGVILEEMSMYVDTPEDAIIDDFDGVVYGQHALGHNILGTRESVSGFQQQDFFRFLQENMRTDQLVFSSVSNLPFKQVKRLADKYLAPLPAKLGARPRQPFAEYKPNHQTEHKPITQAHSLIGCPAYALPDARRLPFFMLTNILGGPGMNSRLNLAVREKYGFVYSIDANYAPYTDTGLFGIYFATEKARLERTTQLVMRELRLLREKPLTTAQLHMAKEQLMGQLAMAEESNGGMMQLLGKSTLDLGRVESLNEIFDRIRQVTSPELQDLANDVLREDQLSVLQYVPEGR; this is translated from the coding sequence ATGCTCGAATACGATTTTTACGAGTTACCCAACGGCATTCGGGTGCTGCACAAGCAAGTGCCGCACACCAAAGTAGCCCACTGCGGTTTCCTACTCGATATTGGCTCGCGCGACGAACGTCCCGAGCAGTACGGCCTTGCGCACTTTTGGGAGCACATGGCTTTCAAAGGCACCGAAAAGCGCCGCTCCATTCACATCCTCAACCGCCTGGAGGCCGTGGGCGGCGAGCTGAACGCCTACACGACCAAGGAGAAAATCTGCTTTTACGCCTCGTTGCTGAGCACGCACTTCGAGCGCGCGTTTGAGCTGCTGACGGATTTGACCTTTAACTCGGTGTTTCCGGTAAAGGAAATCGAGAAGGAGCGCGGCGTAATTCTGGAGGAAATGTCGATGTACGTCGACACGCCCGAAGACGCCATCATCGACGATTTCGACGGCGTGGTGTACGGCCAGCATGCCCTAGGTCACAACATCCTCGGCACGCGCGAGAGCGTGTCGGGCTTTCAGCAGCAAGACTTTTTCCGGTTTCTGCAGGAGAACATGCGCACCGATCAGCTGGTGTTCAGCTCCGTTAGCAACCTGCCCTTTAAGCAAGTAAAACGCCTGGCCGATAAGTACCTCGCACCGCTGCCCGCCAAGTTGGGTGCCCGCCCGCGCCAGCCCTTTGCCGAGTACAAGCCCAACCACCAAACCGAGCACAAGCCCATCACGCAGGCCCACTCGCTTATTGGCTGCCCGGCCTATGCGCTGCCCGATGCGCGCCGCCTGCCCTTCTTCATGCTCACCAACATTTTGGGTGGGCCGGGCATGAACTCGCGCCTGAACCTGGCCGTGCGCGAGAAGTACGGCTTCGTGTACAGCATCGATGCCAACTACGCGCCCTACACCGATACGGGCCTGTTCGGCATTTACTTCGCCACCGAAAAAGCCCGCCTGGAGCGCACCACCCAGTTGGTAATGAGGGAGTTGCGCCTGCTGCGCGAAAAGCCCCTGACCACCGCGCAGCTGCACATGGCCAAAGAGCAGCTGATGGGCCAACTAGCCATGGCCGAAGAAAGCAACGGCGGCATGATGCAGCTGCTGGGCAAGAGCACCCTCGACCTAGGCCGCGTCGAGTCGCTCAACGAAATCTTCGACCGCATTCGGCAGGTAACCTCCCCAGAGCTGCAAGACCTCGCCAACGACGTGCTGCGCGAAGACCAGCTCAGCGTGTTGCAGTACGTGCCCGAGGGCCGCTAA
- a CDS encoding glycosyltransferase family 9 protein encodes MQSPAANRAILLIQTAFIGDVILATALLERLRETEPDTPVDVLVRRGNEGLLKGHPHVRQVLVWDKKKEKYGGLWRLLGQVRATRYERVINLQRFASTGFLTAFSGAEQRIGFDKNPLSFLFTHRLPHGFAPGVHEVSRNLSLLEPGIPAPLTRPRLYPTPADDAAAAPYAEAGPYICIAPTSVWYTKQFPQEQWAKLLRALPAHYTVYLLGGPPDAAECQELLEKAGRPRVVNLAGKLSLLASAALMRGAVLNYVNDSAPQHLASAVDAPTCAVFCSTVPYFGFGPLSTFARVVEIAQELECKPCGLHGYRKCPLGHFRCAHGIETQQLLGVLAEAEAWAAPVAAAH; translated from the coding sequence ATGCAAAGCCCCGCTGCCAACCGAGCCATTCTGCTGATCCAAACCGCCTTCATCGGCGACGTGATTTTGGCTACAGCCCTGCTCGAGCGCCTGCGCGAAACCGAGCCCGACACGCCCGTGGACGTGCTGGTGCGCCGCGGCAACGAAGGCTTGCTGAAAGGCCACCCGCACGTGCGCCAAGTGCTGGTATGGGACAAGAAAAAGGAGAAATACGGCGGCTTGTGGCGCCTGCTCGGGCAAGTGCGTGCCACCCGCTACGAGCGGGTTATCAACTTGCAGCGGTTTGCCTCCACGGGGTTTCTTACGGCTTTTTCGGGGGCTGAGCAGCGCATCGGCTTCGACAAAAACCCCCTGAGCTTTTTGTTTACGCACCGCCTGCCCCACGGCTTTGCGCCGGGCGTGCACGAGGTAAGCCGCAACCTGAGCCTGCTCGAGCCCGGCATACCGGCCCCGCTTACCCGCCCCCGCCTCTACCCCACCCCCGCCGACGATGCTGCCGCCGCGCCCTACGCCGAGGCGGGCCCGTACATCTGCATTGCGCCCACCTCGGTGTGGTATACCAAGCAATTTCCGCAGGAGCAATGGGCTAAGCTGCTGCGGGCCTTGCCGGCGCACTACACCGTGTACCTGCTAGGCGGCCCGCCCGATGCGGCCGAGTGCCAGGAGCTACTCGAAAAAGCTGGGCGGCCGCGCGTAGTAAACCTGGCGGGCAAGCTGTCGTTGCTGGCTTCGGCGGCGCTTATGCGCGGGGCCGTACTCAACTACGTCAACGATTCGGCCCCGCAACACCTGGCCTCGGCCGTGGATGCGCCTACCTGCGCGGTGTTCTGCTCCACGGTGCCCTACTTCGGGTTCGGGCCGCTGAGTACGTTTGCCCGCGTGGTCGAAATTGCCCAGGAGCTGGAGTGCAAGCCCTGCGGCCTGCACGGCTACCGCAAGTGCCCGCTCGGCCATTTCCGCTGCGCCCACGGCATCGAAACCCAGCAGCTCCTAGGTGTACTGGCCGAAGCCGAGGCCTGGGCAGCACCGGTGGCAGCGGCCCACTAG
- a CDS encoding aminopeptidase P N-terminal domain-containing protein, whose amino-acid sequence MRYGSISPELFIHNRRNFERQLLPGSLAIFHSNDIMPTNADGTMAFRQNNDLFYLSGVDQEESILLIFPDAKLPQYREILFLKETSEHILVWEGYKLTKEQAREQSGIKTILWLDSFKQVLHALMNEAEHVYLNTNEHIRSVVEVQTRDARFIREIREQYPLHNYKRAAPLMHHLRAIKSQEEIRLMRRACEITGSAFRRLLHFVKPGVMEYEIEAEIFHEFLKSGSRGPAYGSIIASGANACILHYVSNDRECRDGDVLLLDFGAEYANYAADLSRSIPVNGKFTERQREVYEAVLRVMKFAKSQLVAGNNIEDYHAAVGRTMEQELIGLGLLSQGDVNNQDPAAPLYKKYFMHGTSHYLGLDVHDVGAKYRTFEPGMVYTVEPGIYIREEGLGIRLENDVVITRSQCEDLMADIPLEADDIERLMAQR is encoded by the coding sequence ATGCGCTACGGCTCCATCTCCCCCGAACTCTTCATCCACAACCGCCGCAACTTCGAGCGGCAGCTGCTGCCCGGCTCGTTGGCCATATTCCACTCCAACGACATCATGCCTACCAACGCCGATGGTACCATGGCGTTCCGGCAAAACAACGACCTGTTTTACCTCTCGGGCGTCGATCAGGAGGAAAGCATCCTGCTCATCTTCCCCGATGCCAAGCTGCCGCAGTACCGCGAGATTCTGTTTCTGAAGGAAACCAGCGAGCATATCCTCGTGTGGGAGGGCTACAAGCTCACCAAAGAGCAGGCGCGCGAGCAGTCGGGCATCAAAACCATTCTGTGGCTCGATTCCTTTAAGCAGGTGCTGCACGCCCTCATGAACGAGGCCGAGCACGTGTACCTGAACACCAACGAGCACATCCGCTCGGTGGTGGAGGTGCAAACCCGCGACGCCCGCTTCATCCGGGAAATCCGGGAGCAGTACCCGCTGCACAACTACAAGCGCGCCGCGCCCCTTATGCACCATTTGCGCGCCATCAAGAGCCAGGAAGAAATCCGGCTGATGCGCCGCGCCTGCGAAATCACGGGCAGCGCTTTCCGCCGCTTGCTGCACTTTGTGAAGCCAGGCGTGATGGAGTACGAAATCGAGGCCGAAATCTTCCACGAGTTCCTGAAGAGCGGCTCGCGCGGCCCGGCCTACGGCAGCATTATCGCCTCGGGCGCCAATGCCTGCATTCTGCACTACGTAAGCAACGACCGCGAATGCCGCGACGGCGACGTGCTGCTGCTCGATTTCGGCGCCGAGTACGCCAACTACGCCGCCGACCTCTCGCGCTCCATCCCCGTGAACGGCAAGTTTACCGAGCGCCAGCGCGAGGTGTACGAGGCCGTGCTGCGCGTGATGAAGTTCGCCAAATCGCAGCTCGTGGCCGGCAACAACATCGAGGATTACCACGCCGCCGTGGGCCGCACCATGGAGCAGGAGCTCATTGGCCTGGGGCTGCTAAGCCAGGGCGACGTGAACAACCAGGACCCCGCCGCGCCGCTGTACAAGAAGTACTTCATGCACGGCACCTCGCACTACCTGGGCCTCGATGTGCACGACGTAGGCGCCAAGTACCGCACCTTCGAGCCGGGCATGGTGTACACCGTGGAGCCGGGCATTTACATCCGCGAGGAGGGCCTGGGCATCCGCCTTGAAAACGACGTGGTAATAACCCGCTCGCAGTGCGAAGACCTGATGGCCGACATTCCGCTGGAGGCCGATGACATTGAGCGGTTGATGGCACAACGCTAA
- a CDS encoding OmpA family protein, with translation MKHLITTSVLGLALLAAAPRGHAQNADRRWGIGLNVSAFQYKGNFGSEYWKLDQAEFGPGLSINRYISPGLDMGLHLSYVELKHTTAQGNPYFGSSFETNVVNANLGFKLKLNNGWALKEDARVQPYLLVSPGLAFASAGGTLNRDNRTQTFDESKTYFDVHGAAGINFRLGDAVGLFVQTGQHFPLGANLDNQPNRDDNSIDDRYLQHTVGLNIGLGKAKDTDGDGVRDKKDKCPDTPAGVQVDENGCPLDGDKDGVADYQDQCPTEAGKPELQGCPDKDNDGVRDKDDDCPDQAGTAALRGCPDADGDGVADKNDKCPDTPKGVQVDANGCPIDADGDGVPDSADRCPNTPAGAKVDANGCPEIPQDIRKLEQPIRFRTNSTQILPSSYPTLDKMVRALQEHPEYSIRIVGHADSRGTDEYNQGLSERRAISAKNYFTQKGVDPSRIPTLGMGESAPAAPNTSAKNMSQNRRVEFRFEFFIPGQEAAPQP, from the coding sequence ATGAAACATCTTATAACCACATCAGTCCTGGGTCTGGCGCTGCTGGCGGCGGCCCCGCGCGGACACGCTCAAAACGCCGACCGGCGCTGGGGCATCGGCCTCAACGTAAGCGCGTTTCAGTACAAAGGCAACTTCGGCTCGGAGTACTGGAAGCTCGATCAGGCTGAGTTCGGCCCCGGCCTCAGCATCAACCGCTACATTTCGCCGGGCCTCGACATGGGCCTGCACCTGAGCTACGTGGAGCTGAAGCACACCACGGCGCAGGGCAACCCCTACTTCGGGTCGAGCTTCGAAACCAACGTGGTAAACGCCAACCTGGGCTTTAAGCTGAAGCTGAACAACGGCTGGGCCCTGAAAGAGGACGCCCGCGTGCAGCCCTACCTGCTGGTTTCGCCGGGCCTGGCTTTTGCCAGCGCCGGTGGCACCCTCAACCGCGACAACCGCACCCAAACCTTCGACGAGAGCAAGACTTACTTCGACGTGCACGGCGCGGCGGGTATCAACTTCCGCCTGGGCGATGCCGTGGGGCTGTTCGTGCAAACGGGCCAGCACTTCCCCCTGGGTGCCAACCTCGATAACCAACCCAACCGCGACGACAACAGCATCGACGACCGGTACCTGCAGCACACCGTGGGCCTGAACATCGGCCTGGGCAAAGCCAAGGATACCGACGGCGACGGCGTACGCGACAAAAAAGACAAGTGCCCCGACACGCCCGCCGGTGTGCAGGTTGACGAAAACGGCTGCCCGCTCGACGGCGACAAGGACGGCGTGGCCGATTACCAGGACCAGTGCCCCACCGAAGCCGGCAAGCCCGAGCTGCAGGGCTGCCCCGATAAGGACAACGACGGCGTACGCGACAAAGACGACGACTGCCCCGACCAGGCTGGTACGGCTGCCCTGCGCGGCTGCCCCGATGCCGATGGCGACGGCGTAGCCGATAAGAACGACAAGTGCCCCGACACGCCGAAGGGTGTGCAGGTAGATGCCAACGGCTGCCCGATTGACGCCGACGGCGACGGTGTGCCCGACAGCGCCGACCGCTGCCCCAACACCCCGGCCGGTGCCAAGGTAGATGCCAACGGCTGCCCCGAAATTCCGCAGGACATCCGCAAGCTGGAGCAGCCCATCCGCTTCCGCACCAACAGCACGCAAATCCTGCCCTCGTCGTACCCAACGCTCGACAAGATGGTGCGTGCCCTGCAGGAGCACCCCGAGTACAGCATCCGCATCGTAGGCCACGCCGACTCGCGCGGTACCGATGAGTACAACCAGGGCCTCTCGGAGCGCCGGGCTATTTCGGCCAAAAACTACTTCACCCAGAAAGGGGTAGACCCGAGCCGCATCCCGACGCTGGGCATGGGCGAAAGCGCACCGGCCGCGCCCAACACCTCGGCCAAAAACATGTCGCAGAACCGTCGCGTAGAGTTCCGCTTCGAGTTCTTCATCCCCGGTCAGGAAGCTGCCCCGCAGCCCTAA
- a CDS encoding DUF4252 domain-containing protein → MRQSLLRLWPLLVLLWLGACRAAGPETPARTVAEFFNKYENRSGFRATTYEPNFLTRIVLGRVSRMSDADAVQALTAVRSIRALTFTPTSARARNLTERGLLDEVDGLLRNERYEPLNAPSAEGAAGNTYRYSVRRTGDRVREVVATSRVQDVPDSFILLAISGDFTQAQLDQLTKILPGMTGEITK, encoded by the coding sequence ATGAGACAATCCCTGCTTCGCCTTTGGCCCCTGCTGGTGCTGCTGTGGCTCGGCGCCTGCCGCGCCGCCGGCCCCGAAACCCCGGCCCGTACCGTGGCCGAGTTCTTCAACAAATACGAAAACCGCTCCGGCTTCCGGGCCACCACCTACGAGCCCAATTTCCTGACGCGCATCGTGCTGGGCCGCGTAAGCCGCATGTCCGACGCCGATGCCGTGCAGGCCCTAACGGCCGTGCGCAGCATCCGGGCGCTTACCTTCACGCCTACCTCGGCCCGCGCCCGCAACCTCACCGAGCGCGGCTTGCTGGATGAGGTTGACGGCCTGCTCCGCAACGAACGCTACGAGCCCCTGAACGCCCCGTCCGCCGAGGGCGCGGCCGGCAACACCTACCGCTACTCCGTGCGCCGCACCGGCGACCGGGTGCGCGAGGTAGTGGCCACCAGCCGCGTGCAGGACGTACCGGACTCGTTTATTCTGCTCGCCATCAGCGGCGACTTCACGCAAGCGCAGCTCGATCAGCTGACCAAAATTTTGCCGGGCATGACGGGCGAAATCACCAAGTAG